The Engystomops pustulosus chromosome 2, aEngPut4.maternal, whole genome shotgun sequence genomic interval GTGTCCCTGGCCGCCCTCAAGAAGGCCCTGGCTGCCGGCGGCTACGACGTCGACAAGAATAACAGCCGCCTCAAGCTGGCCATCAAGTCGCAGGTCACCAAGGGCACCCTGCTCCAGGTCAAAGGCAGCGGCGCCTCCGGCTCCTTCAAGCTCAACAAGAAGCAGCTCGACACCAAGGACAAGGCGGCCAAGAAGAAGCCCGCAGCGGCCAAGCCCAAGAAGCCGGCCGCCGCCAGCGCCAAGAAAGCGCCCAAGTCTCCTAAAAAGCCCAAGAAGGCTCCCAGCGCCGCCAAGAGCCCCAAAAAGGCCAAGAAGCCTGCAGCAGCAGCGGCCAAGAGCCCCAAGAAAGCGGCCAAGAAGCCTAAGGCCGCCCCGAAGCCCAAGAAAGTCAccaagagcccggctaagaagGCGTCCAAGCCCAAAGCTGCTGCCGccaagagcccggctaagaagAAGGCCGCTACTAAAGCCAAGAAGCCCGCGGCCAAGAAGTAAGCGGGAGCCGCCCTGTGCCCTTCCATATAAACCCCCCCACAAAGGCTCTTCTCAgagccaccacctcctccccgacAGAGCTCTTACCCACAGCCCGCCGCACAGTATAAGCCGCCGGGTCATACCCCTCCAGCCCCCCGCCGCCACCAGCGTCACACTCCCGGGGACGTGGCCGGACTTCCACATGAGTCGTCCGCTCACTATGGGGGGACAGAGCATCCAGGGAGGGGACGAGGGCTTACAGCGTCTACAGGGGGGACGGGGCCGCAGAGTAGAGAGCGGGAGGTGATGGGGATCTATGTGCCCGCGCGTCCTCCTCATGACAGGCGGGGGCAAGGAGCAATGACAGGAGGACGGGTGCTGGGGGGTACAGGAGCGGCACCGGGCTCTGCAGTGATTGGGGCAGCGGTTGACACTTCCACGCAGGAGGGGACGTTATCAGCGGAAGTTACGTCGATCGGCCGCTGTTAGCCAATGGCTGCTCGCTGTCTTTCCCTGTGTTTCGGCGGGCTTATAAACAAGCCAATGGAATCGATGGGGCGGGCTATCCCTGAGCCAATGAGGACGAGTGCGGGAGCATAAATATTGCGCTCAGTTCCCGTTTCCACATATCACCGCTATCTGTGTGTGAGAGAGAACCATGGCCAGAACCAAGCAGACCGCCCGCAAGTCCACCGGAGGCAAAGCGCCCCGCAAGCAGCTGGCTACCAAGGCCGCCAGGAAGAGCGCGCCCGCCACCGGCGGAGTCAAGAAGCCTCACCGCTACCGCCCCGGCACCGTGGCTCTCCGCGAGATCCGCCGTTACCAGAAGTCCACCGAGCTGCTCATCAGGAAGCTGCCCTTCCAGCGCCTGGTCAGAGAGATCGCTCAGGACTTCAAGACCGACCTGCGCTTCCAGAGCTCTGCCGTCATGGCGCTGCAGGAGGCCAGCGAGGCCTATCTGGTCGGCCTCTTCGAGGACACTAACCTGTGCGCCATCCACGCCAAGAGAGTCACCATCATGCCCAAAGACATCCAGCTGGCCCGCAGGATCCGCGGCGAGAGGGCCTAAGTCCTCCCCGGGCGGGTACCGTCCCACACAACacaaaggctcttttcagagccacccacaTCCTCTACAGGACGAGCTCAATAACCTCAAGTGTACCCTGTGGCCGCTCCCAGGCCTCATGCCCATCTGCAGGGAGACGCCGCGGCTGCTAGTGCTGTCAGCGGTGTCCCCTCCCCCCGTGACAGGAATCTCTGAATCCCGTCGTTCCTGACATGACGTCACAATAACATATATCTCGCTAATGTAATGGCTTGTTTCCCCTACGGTTTGTAAAGCGCAACGGAATATGACGGCGCTATACAATTAATAACAACGGTATAGAACGTGTTCTGCCGCAGCACAGACCCTAAACCTCACATATAATAACTAGTCACTGCCGAGCTCCCCGTTCTGCCTCCCTGGTCACACCCGCAGCTGCGCTCCCCGCTctgcccctctggtcacagtgcgAGCTCTATGGGTTCCCTGCCTCCTCAGTTACAGCCACTGCTGCGCTCCTCGGCTACTCCAGTCCTAGCTACATCTGCTCTTTCTATATTTCATCTCCACTTACATCTAGATCTGCCCTTTCTATAGATCATCTCTATGTACAGCTAGAACTGCACCCCTCGGATTGCCCGCCGCCCTCATGAGGCCGGGAGTCTTTGTGCTGGGGGCCGCCCTGCACACATCGATGAAGCAGGGATTGTAGAAAGAGCGGGGAATTCAAAATTATAACACGTTCACTATTCAGCCAATAGGTGGTAAGGGGGAGGAGAGACCAAGGACACGCCCCTTCGTCATCACCAGTAGTCCTCTATCTGGTCCTCTCATTGTGTATATAAAGGAGACCTCGGCAGCCCCGTCCACATTCGTTGTCTCACACACAACAAAGAACATGTCTGGACGCGGCAAAGGAGGAAAGGGGCTCGGAAAAGGAGGCgccaagaggcacaggaaggtgCTGCGTGATAACATTCAGGGAATCACCAAGCCTGCCATCCGCCGCCTGGCTCGCAGAGGAGGCGTCAAGCGTATCTCCGGCCTCATCTACGAGGAGACCCGCGGCGTCCTCAAGGTGTTCCTGGAGAACGTCATCCGCGACGCTGTCACCTACACCGAGCACGCCAAGAGGAAGACCGTCACCGCCATGGACGTGGTGTACGCGCTCAAGCGCCAGGGCCGCACTCTCTACGGCTTCGGAGGTTAAGACTCGTACCCACCCGGCTCCATCTCACAcccaaaggctcttttcagagccacccacctcctcctagaGAAGAGCTCGCACTCTGATGCTTGTTTCATACCACTGTCTGTactgtcactcatcactttccctcCAGTTGTCTCCTGTGACTTAAAAGGCGCTGCGGAAAGTGATGGCGCTACAGGAACATAACTTATCGTCGTGCTCCCCGGTGATGGGGCTCGAGCCGGTGCAGTGCGGATTCTGGACGCTAATTAGAGAAGGGCCCGGGCAGTGTCACATACATACAAGCCGCGGCTGCTGCACAACATCTCACCgatcggaggaggagggggctggagCGCGGCTGATGGAGATATCGCGGGTGTGGCTGTGCGCGCCAGAGTCGCATTTAAATTTCCCGCTCAATTTCCCCTCCCCCGCACAACGGAGCCGCGCTGCACAATCTTCCCGCCGCGCTGCCGCCCATGGCTTCTGAAGCCTGTGAGTTGCAGCGCGATGGCGATGCGACTGCCACAACATTGAGTGTCTATGCACTGCCCGGGCATCTGCGGAGTTGTAAGCCTTGTCACGCGTTATAGGGCACGGCCGCAAGAAGCGTCTGACACACAGTCACTCGTGGCTTCCTGTACAGGGCTCCGCATCTACTCTAATAATTAAAGTCGTCAGTCAAACACTGACGAGCGGGCGCGCGCCTGCCTGTCATTAAGGCCCCCCCTTCACGGCTATTTATCCTTCATGTTTGTCCCAATAACCATGTAATGTCGCTTAGATTCACTTAGGTGTCATCACTATGGCGCTGTGTACATGATTGCACTCGGGGAAAGTTAGAACATTCCGCCCCGTATGTCCCTGTATCACCGGCCCCCGGAATGTACCCGGGATGGGGTGAGCAGGAGTGACGGTCACATGGAGTGAGATAGAAGGGTGAGCTCTGTTGTGGAGagggtgggtggctcttagaagagcctttggGGTGTTTGAGGTGCCGGGTAGGCAGGCAGGCGCTTACTTGGCGCTGGTGTACTTGGTGACGGCCTTGGTGCCCTCGGACACGGCGTGCTTGGCCAGCTCTCCGGGCAGCAGCAGGCGGACGGCGGTCTGGATCTCCCGGGAGGTGATGGTGGAGCGCTTGTTGTAGTGAGCCAGGCGGGAGGCTTCCCCTGCGATGCGCTCGAAGATGTCGTTGACGAAGGAGTTCATGATGCCCATGGCCTTGGAGGAGATGCCGGTGTCGGGGTGCACCTGCTTGAGCACCTTGTAGACGTAGATGGCGTAACTCTCCTTCCTGGACCTCTTGCGCTTCTTGCCGTCCTTCTTCTGGGCCTTGGTGACGGCTTTCTTGGAGCCCTTCTTGGGCGCTGGGGCGGACTTGGCGGGATCAGGCATGATGCGGCGGTTACTATTATCCGAGACACGGAGAACAATGTCCCGCACCTCCCCGCGCCGCGGTATTTATAGCCGGGCTATGTAAATGAGCGACGCCGGCTGCTCGCCCTGCTATTGGAGGAACGAGTCATGTGCTCTGTGTGTTCACTGCTGAACCACGCCTCCTAATGCTGGTTGGTGAGTCTATGAGCCGCGCCTCTATTGGTAGGATTTCAATCCGGCCAATGACAGAGAGTGAGGAGCAGGCGGGAAGGTATAAGAGGCGGCAGGAGGCGGCTGAGCGGCATCAGTCGTACTGAATCTCTAGCATCATGTCTGGACGTGGCAAACAAGGAGGAAAGGTCCGCGCTAAGGCCAAGACCCGCTCATCCCGGGCCGGCCTGCAGTTCCCCGTCGGTCGTGTGCACAGGCTCCTCCGCAAGGGCAACTACGCCGAGAGAGTCGGGGCCGGCGCTCCCGTCTACCTGGCCGCCGTGCTCGAGTACCTCACCGCTGAGATCCTCGAGCTGGCCGGCAACGCCGCCCGGGACAACAAGAAGACCCGCATCATCCCCCGCCACCTGCAGCTGGCCGTGCGCAACGACGAGGAGCTCAACAAGCTGCTGGGAGGAGTCACCATCGCCCAGGGAGGCGTCCTGCCCAACATCCAGGCCGTGCTGCTGCCCAAGAAGACCGAGAGCAGCAAGCCCGCCAAGAGCAAGTGAGCGCCGCCGCCGCTGCTCCAGCACCCGATCCCCACTACacacaaaggctcttctaagagccacccacctcctcctgaCAGAGCGGCAGCCCcgggtgtctccccggtacatcacacactctctctactgtactgatcctgtactctCCTCTGCACCGCTATGTGTCTGCGCTCCCCGCCTCTATCCCTCTGCTGCCGCTGTCACTAGTAGCTACAGGCTACATACACCGGGGATGTGACCGCTCGCCCTGCAGGCTGCACCCCCGCCTCTCCGTCATCGGAGGTCGCTGCGTTCTCCCGGACGGGCACGGCATCTCTATGGGGCGGGCAGGCATGGAGGACACTCGGGCTCCTGGCAGGGACAGAGCTGCGGCTGCTGCCCGCTTCTTACGTGGAGACTAACGGCTCTGTGTGTACAGTGAAGCTGCCGGAGAGCCGGCTGCCGCTGACGTCACAAGGGGAGAACGAGCGGGAAATTCAGTTGCTGGAGAACTTAGACCTGCAGgattgtccaccaggtggcgccttTCCTGGAAGTTAGGAGGAGAGGGGGATCTAGGAGGGGCGACTACTTATATTGACAGCCTCCCGGTCTTGGTAGCAATTTAGCAGTGAACGGGGAAAGGAGTCTGGCCAGGCTAAAC includes:
- the LOC140119933 gene encoding histone H2B type 1-O, with the protein product MPDPAKSAPAPKKGSKKAVTKAQKKDGKKRKRSRKESYAIYVYKVLKQVHPDTGISSKAMGIMNSFVNDIFERIAGEASRLAHYNKRSTITSREIQTAVRLLLPGELAKHAVSEGTKAVTKYTSAK
- the LOC140119877 gene encoding histone H1A-like encodes the protein MAETAPAAAAPPAAEPAAKAKKQPKKAAAAKKSAKKPSGPSVSELIIKAVSASKERSGVSLAALKKALAAGGYDVDKNNSRLKLAIKSQVTKGTLLQVKGSGASGSFKLNKKQLDTKDKAAKKKPAAAKPKKPAAASAKKAPKSPKKPKKAPSAAKSPKKAKKPAAAAAKSPKKAAKKPKAAPKPKKVTKSPAKKASKPKAAAAKSPAKKKAATKAKKPAAKK
- the LOC140119909 gene encoding histone H3, whose product is MARTKQTARKSTGGKAPRKQLATKAARKSAPATGGVKKPHRYRPGTVALREIRRYQKSTELLIRKLPFQRLVREIAQDFKTDLRFQSSAVMALQEASEAYLVGLFEDTNLCAIHAKRVTIMPKDIQLARRIRGERA
- the LOC140119960 gene encoding histone H4; this encodes MSGRGKGGKGLGKGGAKRHRKVLRDNIQGITKPAIRRLARRGGVKRISGLIYEETRGVLKVFLENVIRDAVTYTEHAKRKTVTAMDVVYALKRQGRTLYGFGG
- the LOC140119923 gene encoding histone H2A type 1-like is translated as MSGRGKQGGKVRAKAKTRSSRAGLQFPVGRVHRLLRKGNYAERVGAGAPVYLAAVLEYLTAEILELAGNAARDNKKTRIIPRHLQLAVRNDEELNKLLGGVTIAQGGVLPNIQAVLLPKKTESSKPAKSK